In one Oreochromis aureus strain Israel breed Guangdong linkage group 2, ZZ_aureus, whole genome shotgun sequence genomic region, the following are encoded:
- the fgf18a gene encoding fibroblast growth factor 18a isoform X3 — translation MWSLLSTLTVLCIQMLLVMCNPLQQVLGMDGVNFSVHVENQTQVRDTMSRRHHRVYQLYSRTSGKHVQVLGRKISARGEDGDKYAQLVVEADTFGSQVRIRGKETNFYLCMNRRGKLVGKASNRSADCVFVEKVLENHYTALMSARYTGWYVGFTKKGRPRRGPQTLPNQQDVHFMKRFPPGEQPDLTTPFRFTTVSKRGKRVRATGPR, via the exons ATGTGGTCCCTTCTTTCCACGCTGACCGTCTT atgtaTCCAGATGTTGCTGGTGATGTGCAATCCATTACAG CAGGTACTTGGTATGGATGGAGTCAACTTCAGTGTGCATGTGGAGAACCAGACACAGGTGCGAGACACCATGAGTCGGCGACACCACCGAGTATACCAGCTCTACAGCCGAACCAGCGGCAAGCACGTCCAGGTGCTGGGACGCAAAATCAGTGCCCGGGGTGAAGATGGAGACAAATATg CCCAGCTCGTAGTGGAGGCTGATACCTTTGGTAGCCAGGTGAGAATCCGTGGCAAAGAAACCAATTTCTACCTGTGCATGAACCGCCGTGGGAAGCTGGTAGGAAAG GCCAGTAATCGAAGTGCAGACTGTGTCTTTGTGGAAAAGGTCCTAGAAAACCACTACACAGCTCTAATGTCAGCGCGCTACACGGGCTGGTATGTTGGCTTTACTAAAAAAGGGCGTCCTCGCCGTGGTCCGCAGACGCTTCCCAACCAGCAGGATGTACACTTCATGAAACGCTTCCCACCGGGAGAGCAGCCTGACCTCACCACTCCATTTCGCTTCACCACCGTCAGCAAGCGGGGCAAGAGGGTGCGCGCTACTGGGCCCCGCTAG
- the etf1a gene encoding eukaryotic peptide chain release factor subunit 1, which yields MADDPSAADRNVEIWKIKKLIKSLEAARGNGTSMISLIIPPKDQISRVAKMLADEFGTASNIKSRVNRLSVLGAITSVQQRLKLYNKVPPNGLVVYCGTIVTEEGKEKKVNIDFEPFKPINTSLYLCDNKFHTEALTALLSDDSKFGFIVIDGSGALFGTLQGNTREVLHKFTVDLPKKHGRGGQSALRFARLRMEKRHNYVRKVAETAVQLFVSNDKVNVAGMVLAGSADFKTELSQSDMFDPRLQAKVLKLVDISYGGENGFNQAIELSAEVLSNVKFIQEKKLIGRYFDEISQDTGKYCFGVEDTLKALEMGAVEILIVYENLDTMRYVLRVHGAESNGAENDEKTLYLTPEQEKDKSHFTDKETGQEHELIESMPLLEWFANNYKKFGATLEIVTDKSQEGSQFVKGFGGIGGILRYRVDFQGMEYQGEDDEFFDLDDY from the exons ATGGCGGACGACCCCAGCGCGGCGGATAGGAACGTGGAGATATGGAAAATCAAgaagctgatcaaaagtttggAAGCTGCCCGTGG TAATGGCACCAGCATGATCTCTCTGATCATCCCTCCAAAGGACCAGATATCAAGAGTGGCCAAGATGTTGGCTGATGAGTTTGGCACGGCTTCCAACATTAAGAGTCGAGTCAACAGGCTCTCTGTTCTCGGGGCCATCACCTCTGTACAGCAAAGACTAAAACTCTACAACAAGG TGCCACCCAATGGCTTGGTTGTGTATTGTGGCACAATTGTGACAGAGGAAGGCAAGGAGAAGAAAGTCAATATCGACTTTGAGCCTTTTAAACCAATCAACACCTCCCTGTACCTCTGCGACAACAAGTTCCACACCGAG GCATTGACAGCCCTgctttctgatgacagtaagttTGGCTTCATTGTGATCGACGGTAGTGGGGCACTCTTTGGCACACTGCAGGGCAACACCAGGGAGGTGCTGCACAAGTTCACTGTGGACCTACCCAAGAAACACG GCAGAGGAGGACAGTCTGCTCTGCGTTTTGCTCGACTGAGAATGGAGAAGAGACACAACTATGTGAGAAAAGTAGCTGAGACAGCTGTCCAGCTCTTTGTGTCCAATGACAAAGTTAATGTGGCAGGAATGGTCTTGGCTGGCTCTGCTGATTTCAAGACTGAACTCAGCCAGTCTGACATGTTTGATCCA AGGTTACAGGCCAAGGTTCTGAAGCTAGTGGACATCTCCTATGGAGGAGAGAATGGTTTCAACCAGGCTATTGAGCTTTCAGCAGAGGTCCTGTCGAATGTGAAGTTCATCCAAGAAAAGAAGCTCAtag GGCGGTACTTTGATGAGATCAGTCAGGATACAGGGAAGTACTGCTTTGGTGTAGAGGACACACTGAAAGCCCTTGAAATGGGAGCTGTGGAGATTCTCATAGTTTATGAGAACTTAGACACCATGCGTTATGTTCTTCGTGTGCATGGGGCAGAGAGCAATGGAGCAGAGAATG ATGAGAAGACTTTGTACTTAACGCCAGAGCAGGAGAAAGACAAGTCTCACTTCACAGACAAGGAG ACGGGGCAGGAACATGAGCTGATTGAGAGCATGCCACTGCTGGAGTGGTTTGCGAACAACTACAAGAAATTTGGAGCCACGTTGGAGATAGTAACAGACAAGAGTCAGGAGGGGTCCCAGTTTGTCAAGGGCTTTGGAGGCATTGGGG GTATCTTGCGGTACAGGGTGGATTTCCAGGGCATGGAGTACCAAGGAGAGGACGATGAGTTCTTTGATTTGGATGACTACTAG
- the fbxw11a gene encoding F-box/WD repeat-containing protein 11a isoform X2, whose amino-acid sequence MESQNLVDDLSPKKNTVLKLSNGPVVGSRKRPSEGNYEKEKEHCIALFDQWSEAEQVEFVERLISRMCHYQHGHINSYLKPMLQRDFITALPAQGLDHIAENILSFLDARSLCAAELVCKEWQRVISEGMLWKKLIERMVRTDPLWKGLSERHQWEKYLFKNRTSEIPPNSYYHSLYPKIIQDIETIEANWRCGRHNLQRIQCRSENSKGVYCLQYDDDKIISGLRDNSIKIWDKQTLECLKILTGHTGSVLCLQYDERVIVTGSSDSTVRVWEVTTGEVLNTLIHHNEAVLHLRFANGLMVTCSKDRSIAVWDMASPTDISLRRVLVGHRAAVNVVDFDDKYIVSASGDRTIKVWSTSTCEFVRTLNGHKRGIACLQYRDRLVVSGSSDNTIRLWDIECGACLRVLEGHEELVRCIRFDNKRIVSGAYDGKIKVWDLQAALDPRAPASTLCLRTLVEHSGRVFRLQFDEFQIISSSHDDTILIWDFLNVSTNGQSEGRSPSRTYTYISR is encoded by the exons ATGGAGTCACAGAACCTTGTGGACGATCTGTCGCCAAAGAAGAATACAGTTCTCAAG CTTAGTAACGGTCCTGTTGTGGGATCTCGTAAACGCCCGTCAGAGGGGAACTATGAGAAGGAGAAGGAGCATTGCATCGCGCTGTTTGACCAGTGGTCGGAGGCCGAGCAGGTGGAGTTTGTTGAGCGCCTGATTTCCCGTATGTGCCACTACCAGCACGGCCACATCAATTCCTACCTCAAACCAATGCTGCAGAGGGATTTCATTACTGCGCTGCCAG CCCAAGGCTTGGATCACATAGCGGAGAACATCCTGTCTTTCCTGGATGCACGCTCGCTGTGTGCAGCAGAGCTGGTATGTAAGGAGTGGCAGAGGGTCATCTCTGAGGGTATGCTGTGGAAGAAGCTCATTGAACGCATGGTCCGAACTGATCCGCTCTGGAAAGGCCTGTCCGAGAGACACCAGTG ggAGAAATATCTGTTCAAGAACCGCACCTCAGAAATCCCACCCAACTCTTACTATCACTCCCTCTATCCCAAGATCATTCAAGATATAGAG ACTATTGAGGCTAATTGGCGATGTGGCAGACACAACTTGCAGAGGATTCAGTGTCGCTCAGAAAACAGTAAAGGGGTTTACTGTCTCCAGTACGATGACGACAAGATCATCAGTGGCCTTAGGGACAATTCCATCAAG ATCTGGGATAAACAGACTctggagtgtctgaagatactGACCGGTCACACAGGCTCAGTATTGTGTCTCCAGTATGATGAGAGAGTCATCGTGACCGGGTCTTCTGACTCAACTGTCAG GGTGTGGGAGGTAACGACGGGTGAGGTGCTGAACACATTGATCCACCACAATGAGGCAGTTCTTCATCTGCGTTTTGCAAATGGGTTGATGGTCACCTGCTCCAAGGACCGTTCAATCGCAGTCTGGGATATGGCCTCGCCTACTGACATCAGTCTACGCCGCGTCCTGGTGGGACATCGGGCTGCCGTCAATGTGGTTGACTTTGACGACAAATACATTGTGTCTGCCTCAGGGGACCGCACTATAAAG GTATGGAGCACCAGCACCTGTGAGTTTGTTCGTACTCTAAATGGTCACAAGCGGGGAATTGCCTGTCTACAATACAGAGATCGTTTGGTGGTCAGTGGCTCATCTGACAACACAATtcg GTTATGGGACATAGAGTGCGGGGCATGCTTGCGAGTGTTGGAAGGTCACGAGGAGTTGGTGCGCTGCATTCGCTTTGACAACAAAAGGATTGTCAGCGGCGCCTACGACGG CAAAATTAAGGTATGGGACCTGCAGGCAGCCCTGGACCCACGAGCCCCAGCCAGCACATTATGTCTGCGCACTCTAGTG gAGCACTCTGGTCGCGTGTTCCGTCTGCAGTTTGATGAGTTTCAGATCATCAGCAGTTCTCACGACGACACCATTCTGATATGGGACTTCCTGAACGTCTCAACCAACGGCCAGTCAGAGGGACGGTCTCCGTCGCGTACCTACACGTATATTTCTAGATAG
- the fgf18a gene encoding fibroblast growth factor 18a isoform X2 — protein MWSLLSTLTVLCIQMLLVMCNPLQVLGMDGVNFSVHVENQTQVRDTMSRRHHRVYQLYSRTSGKHVQVLGRKISARGEDGDKYAQLVVEADTFGSQVRIRGKETNFYLCMNRRGKLVGKKASNRSADCVFVEKVLENHYTALMSARYTGWYVGFTKKGRPRRGPQTLPNQQDVHFMKRFPPGEQPDLTTPFRFTTVSKRGKRVRATGPR, from the exons ATGTGGTCCCTTCTTTCCACGCTGACCGTCTT atgtaTCCAGATGTTGCTGGTGATGTGCAATCCATTACAG GTACTTGGTATGGATGGAGTCAACTTCAGTGTGCATGTGGAGAACCAGACACAGGTGCGAGACACCATGAGTCGGCGACACCACCGAGTATACCAGCTCTACAGCCGAACCAGCGGCAAGCACGTCCAGGTGCTGGGACGCAAAATCAGTGCCCGGGGTGAAGATGGAGACAAATATg CCCAGCTCGTAGTGGAGGCTGATACCTTTGGTAGCCAGGTGAGAATCCGTGGCAAAGAAACCAATTTCTACCTGTGCATGAACCGCCGTGGGAAGCTGGTAGGAAAG AAGGCCAGTAATCGAAGTGCAGACTGTGTCTTTGTGGAAAAGGTCCTAGAAAACCACTACACAGCTCTAATGTCAGCGCGCTACACGGGCTGGTATGTTGGCTTTACTAAAAAAGGGCGTCCTCGCCGTGGTCCGCAGACGCTTCCCAACCAGCAGGATGTACACTTCATGAAACGCTTCCCACCGGGAGAGCAGCCTGACCTCACCACTCCATTTCGCTTCACCACCGTCAGCAAGCGGGGCAAGAGGGTGCGCGCTACTGGGCCCCGCTAG
- the fgf18a gene encoding fibroblast growth factor 18a isoform X1, whose amino-acid sequence MWSLLSTLTVLCIQMLLVMCNPLQQVLGMDGVNFSVHVENQTQVRDTMSRRHHRVYQLYSRTSGKHVQVLGRKISARGEDGDKYAQLVVEADTFGSQVRIRGKETNFYLCMNRRGKLVGKKASNRSADCVFVEKVLENHYTALMSARYTGWYVGFTKKGRPRRGPQTLPNQQDVHFMKRFPPGEQPDLTTPFRFTTVSKRGKRVRATGPR is encoded by the exons ATGTGGTCCCTTCTTTCCACGCTGACCGTCTT atgtaTCCAGATGTTGCTGGTGATGTGCAATCCATTACAG CAGGTACTTGGTATGGATGGAGTCAACTTCAGTGTGCATGTGGAGAACCAGACACAGGTGCGAGACACCATGAGTCGGCGACACCACCGAGTATACCAGCTCTACAGCCGAACCAGCGGCAAGCACGTCCAGGTGCTGGGACGCAAAATCAGTGCCCGGGGTGAAGATGGAGACAAATATg CCCAGCTCGTAGTGGAGGCTGATACCTTTGGTAGCCAGGTGAGAATCCGTGGCAAAGAAACCAATTTCTACCTGTGCATGAACCGCCGTGGGAAGCTGGTAGGAAAG AAGGCCAGTAATCGAAGTGCAGACTGTGTCTTTGTGGAAAAGGTCCTAGAAAACCACTACACAGCTCTAATGTCAGCGCGCTACACGGGCTGGTATGTTGGCTTTACTAAAAAAGGGCGTCCTCGCCGTGGTCCGCAGACGCTTCCCAACCAGCAGGATGTACACTTCATGAAACGCTTCCCACCGGGAGAGCAGCCTGACCTCACCACTCCATTTCGCTTCACCACCGTCAGCAAGCGGGGCAAGAGGGTGCGCGCTACTGGGCCCCGCTAG
- the fbxw11a gene encoding F-box/WD repeat-containing protein 11a isoform X1, whose protein sequence is MEQEMEDKTVELVNTSGMESQNLVDDLSPKKNTVLKLSNGPVVGSRKRPSEGNYEKEKEHCIALFDQWSEAEQVEFVERLISRMCHYQHGHINSYLKPMLQRDFITALPAQGLDHIAENILSFLDARSLCAAELVCKEWQRVISEGMLWKKLIERMVRTDPLWKGLSERHQWEKYLFKNRTSEIPPNSYYHSLYPKIIQDIETIEANWRCGRHNLQRIQCRSENSKGVYCLQYDDDKIISGLRDNSIKIWDKQTLECLKILTGHTGSVLCLQYDERVIVTGSSDSTVRVWEVTTGEVLNTLIHHNEAVLHLRFANGLMVTCSKDRSIAVWDMASPTDISLRRVLVGHRAAVNVVDFDDKYIVSASGDRTIKVWSTSTCEFVRTLNGHKRGIACLQYRDRLVVSGSSDNTIRLWDIECGACLRVLEGHEELVRCIRFDNKRIVSGAYDGKIKVWDLQAALDPRAPASTLCLRTLVEHSGRVFRLQFDEFQIISSSHDDTILIWDFLNVSTNGQSEGRSPSRTYTYISR, encoded by the exons ATGGAGCAGGAGATGGAGGACAAAACGGTGGAACTGGTG AACACATCAGGGATGGAGTCACAGAACCTTGTGGACGATCTGTCGCCAAAGAAGAATACAGTTCTCAAG CTTAGTAACGGTCCTGTTGTGGGATCTCGTAAACGCCCGTCAGAGGGGAACTATGAGAAGGAGAAGGAGCATTGCATCGCGCTGTTTGACCAGTGGTCGGAGGCCGAGCAGGTGGAGTTTGTTGAGCGCCTGATTTCCCGTATGTGCCACTACCAGCACGGCCACATCAATTCCTACCTCAAACCAATGCTGCAGAGGGATTTCATTACTGCGCTGCCAG CCCAAGGCTTGGATCACATAGCGGAGAACATCCTGTCTTTCCTGGATGCACGCTCGCTGTGTGCAGCAGAGCTGGTATGTAAGGAGTGGCAGAGGGTCATCTCTGAGGGTATGCTGTGGAAGAAGCTCATTGAACGCATGGTCCGAACTGATCCGCTCTGGAAAGGCCTGTCCGAGAGACACCAGTG ggAGAAATATCTGTTCAAGAACCGCACCTCAGAAATCCCACCCAACTCTTACTATCACTCCCTCTATCCCAAGATCATTCAAGATATAGAG ACTATTGAGGCTAATTGGCGATGTGGCAGACACAACTTGCAGAGGATTCAGTGTCGCTCAGAAAACAGTAAAGGGGTTTACTGTCTCCAGTACGATGACGACAAGATCATCAGTGGCCTTAGGGACAATTCCATCAAG ATCTGGGATAAACAGACTctggagtgtctgaagatactGACCGGTCACACAGGCTCAGTATTGTGTCTCCAGTATGATGAGAGAGTCATCGTGACCGGGTCTTCTGACTCAACTGTCAG GGTGTGGGAGGTAACGACGGGTGAGGTGCTGAACACATTGATCCACCACAATGAGGCAGTTCTTCATCTGCGTTTTGCAAATGGGTTGATGGTCACCTGCTCCAAGGACCGTTCAATCGCAGTCTGGGATATGGCCTCGCCTACTGACATCAGTCTACGCCGCGTCCTGGTGGGACATCGGGCTGCCGTCAATGTGGTTGACTTTGACGACAAATACATTGTGTCTGCCTCAGGGGACCGCACTATAAAG GTATGGAGCACCAGCACCTGTGAGTTTGTTCGTACTCTAAATGGTCACAAGCGGGGAATTGCCTGTCTACAATACAGAGATCGTTTGGTGGTCAGTGGCTCATCTGACAACACAATtcg GTTATGGGACATAGAGTGCGGGGCATGCTTGCGAGTGTTGGAAGGTCACGAGGAGTTGGTGCGCTGCATTCGCTTTGACAACAAAAGGATTGTCAGCGGCGCCTACGACGG CAAAATTAAGGTATGGGACCTGCAGGCAGCCCTGGACCCACGAGCCCCAGCCAGCACATTATGTCTGCGCACTCTAGTG gAGCACTCTGGTCGCGTGTTCCGTCTGCAGTTTGATGAGTTTCAGATCATCAGCAGTTCTCACGACGACACCATTCTGATATGGGACTTCCTGAACGTCTCAACCAACGGCCAGTCAGAGGGACGGTCTCCGTCGCGTACCTACACGTATATTTCTAGATAG